In one window of Streptomyces sp. NBC_01224 DNA:
- a CDS encoding ScbR family autoregulator-binding transcription factor, translated as MAQQARAIQTRRSILVAAAAVFDERGYSSATISEILARAGVTKGALYFHFTSKEDLALGVMDVQLDSDPLPAQLTKLQELVDQGMLLAHRLRHEPLVRASVGLAMDQAVEGLDRGTPFRAWIDRLEHLLTAAKNQGELLPHVDARETAEMLAGSFSGIQAMSQALCKREDLGRRISVLLHYVLPSISTAAVLATLDMAEDRGERLFGTLGSVPSQAGAPG; from the coding sequence ATGGCACAGCAGGCGCGCGCGATCCAGACTCGACGGTCAATCCTGGTGGCGGCCGCCGCCGTCTTCGACGAACGCGGTTACAGCAGCGCCACCATCAGTGAAATCCTTGCGCGGGCCGGAGTGACAAAGGGTGCGCTCTACTTCCATTTCACCTCGAAGGAAGACCTTGCACTCGGGGTGATGGACGTACAGCTGGACAGCGATCCGCTTCCCGCTCAGCTGACGAAGCTTCAGGAATTGGTCGATCAGGGCATGCTGCTCGCCCACCGGCTCCGGCATGAGCCACTGGTACGCGCCAGCGTCGGGCTGGCCATGGATCAGGCGGTGGAAGGCCTCGACCGGGGCACCCCGTTCCGTGCCTGGATAGACCGGCTCGAACATCTGCTGACCGCCGCGAAGAACCAGGGCGAACTCCTGCCGCACGTCGACGCCCGCGAGACCGCCGAAATGCTGGCGGGTTCCTTCTCCGGCATTCAGGCGATGTCTCAAGCCCTGTGCAAGCGCGAGGACTTGGGGCGGCGGATCTCGGTCCTTCTGCATTATGTACTGCCGAGCATCTCGACCGCTGCCGTGCTGGCCACGCTCGACATGGCCGAGGACCGCGGCGAGCGCCTGTTCGGCACCCTCGGATCAGTCCCCAGCCAGGCCGGCGCACCCGGCTGA
- a CDS encoding ScbA/BarX family gamma-butyrolactone biosynthesis protein gives MVQLTSHNTSVSVEGAGAAEFTATPGEGETASRGRHGEADFPRHLVHRSDAEDVFPTGWTPQTDTQFSVSARWPHAHRFFAPVSGRYQDPLLIAETMRQTTMLLGHAAFDVPVGDQFVMWELAYVSEPDRLLLGKAPWDITVDVSCSRIRRRGRSIGSMHVELLLHRLGTVLARGGGRISCTSAKVYDRLRGDRQDVIGAPIPLLPAVAPAEVGRTDEHDVVLAPGPQRNVWQLRLDTAHPTLFARPNDHVPGILLLEAARQAAVAVTPGHGFLPASVKTDFLRYVELDRPCWIEARPVPAGDRGTTEVHVSAIQDGEPVFTCTLGSPRGLHGTAGNQGSRPDDRQNDQS, from the coding sequence ATGGTTCAGCTCACCTCGCACAACACATCGGTGTCCGTCGAGGGCGCAGGCGCAGCCGAATTCACCGCAACCCCCGGAGAGGGGGAGACGGCATCCAGGGGCAGACATGGGGAGGCGGACTTCCCGAGACATCTGGTACACCGGTCCGATGCCGAGGATGTCTTTCCCACCGGCTGGACCCCGCAGACCGACACCCAGTTCTCGGTATCGGCCCGTTGGCCACATGCGCACCGCTTCTTCGCCCCGGTGTCGGGCCGCTACCAGGACCCGCTGCTGATCGCGGAGACCATGCGGCAGACGACGATGCTCCTGGGGCATGCGGCGTTCGACGTCCCGGTCGGGGACCAGTTCGTGATGTGGGAGCTCGCGTACGTCTCCGAGCCTGATCGGCTGCTCCTGGGCAAGGCGCCCTGGGACATCACGGTGGATGTGTCCTGCTCCCGGATCCGGCGGCGCGGCCGGAGCATCGGCTCCATGCATGTCGAGCTGCTCCTGCACCGGCTCGGCACTGTCCTCGCCAGAGGCGGGGGGCGTATCAGCTGCACCTCGGCCAAGGTGTACGACAGGCTGCGGGGCGACCGGCAGGATGTGATCGGCGCCCCGATACCCCTCCTGCCCGCCGTCGCACCGGCCGAGGTGGGCAGGACCGATGAACACGATGTCGTACTGGCGCCGGGTCCGCAGCGAAACGTCTGGCAGCTGCGGCTCGACACCGCACATCCGACATTGTTCGCCCGGCCCAACGACCATGTGCCGGGCATTCTGCTGCTGGAGGCGGCCCGTCAGGCGGCCGTCGCCGTCACCCCCGGCCATGGCTTCCTCCCGGCATCGGTGAAGACCGACTTCCTCCGGTACGTGGAACTCGACCGTCCCTGCTGGATCGAGGCCCGGCCCGTCCCGGCCGGCGACCGCGGTACGACCGAGGTGCATGTCTCGGCGATCCAGGACGGCGAGCCGGTCTTCACCTGCACCCTCGGCTCCCCAAGAGGCCTGCACGGCACAGCGGGGAATCAGGGGAGCCGGCCGGACGACCGGCAGAATGACCAGTCATGA
- a CDS encoding NAD-dependent epimerase/dehydratase family protein → MTLRILITGATGFIGSHVVAAARATPGVRLRLMTHRTALTTSATAGAGPGIETVYGDLADPATLRGSCEGIDALIHCASRIGGDEPTARSVNDQGTRALAEEAARCGVTRIVHLSTASVYGRGPFTRLRPGQAEPSPASATSLTRAAAEQHVLAAGGVVVRPHIVYGAGDRWAVPGLVALVRQLSAGLTGCEARHSMIDVQTLGRALLGAALSPKEPAGVYHVNHPEPVSCSQLLSTVVDELRLPWGATGIDVDTARERLAGVPYALHHLGMLAVDHWFTDERVGQDFDWEPGEGFATAFARHAPWYRRHLSG, encoded by the coding sequence ATGACACTGCGCATACTCATCACCGGCGCGACCGGTTTCATCGGCAGCCATGTGGTGGCCGCGGCCCGGGCCACCCCCGGTGTCCGGCTGCGGCTGATGACCCATCGGACAGCCCTCACCACGTCGGCAACGGCAGGCGCCGGGCCCGGCATCGAGACGGTGTACGGGGACCTCGCCGACCCCGCAACGCTGCGCGGCAGCTGCGAGGGCATCGACGCGCTGATCCACTGCGCCTCACGGATCGGCGGCGACGAACCGACCGCCCGGTCCGTAAATGATCAAGGAACCCGTGCTCTGGCCGAAGAGGCGGCCCGCTGCGGAGTCACCCGGATCGTCCACCTGAGCACGGCATCCGTCTACGGCCGGGGCCCGTTCACCCGGCTGCGGCCCGGACAGGCCGAGCCGTCCCCGGCCTCGGCCACCAGCCTGACCCGCGCCGCCGCCGAACAGCACGTCCTGGCGGCCGGCGGCGTCGTCGTGCGCCCGCACATCGTGTACGGGGCCGGGGACCGATGGGCCGTGCCCGGCCTGGTCGCGCTCGTCCGGCAGCTCTCGGCCGGACTGACCGGATGCGAGGCACGGCACTCGATGATCGACGTACAGACGCTGGGGCGGGCGCTGCTGGGTGCGGCGCTGTCCCCGAAGGAGCCGGCCGGGGTCTATCACGTCAACCACCCCGAACCGGTGAGCTGTTCGCAGCTGCTGTCCACGGTCGTCGACGAACTGCGGCTGCCCTGGGGAGCCACCGGCATCGATGTGGACACGGCCCGCGAGCGGCTCGCCGGCGTCCCGTACGCGCTGCACCACCTCGGCATGCTCGCCGTGGACCACTGGTTCACCGACGAACGGGTCGGACAGGACTTCGACTGGGAGCCGGGCGAAGGGTTCGCGACCGCGTTCGCCCGGCACGCGCCGTGGTACCGCCGGCACCTCAGCGGCTGA
- a CDS encoding PhzF family phenazine biosynthesis protein, with the protein MNQNSGTEILHYTAFSADPEGGNPAGVVLDASGLDDAAMLAVAAELGYSESAFLTGRDEPGDEAPSAARGYTIRYFSPKAEVPFCGHATVATALALAERDGPGDLVFSTPAGTVPVTVTQEGGELRATLTSVEPDVMDIAPDDLAEALAALDWPAADLDPALPPRIAFAGARHLVLAAATRERLADLAYDFARLEALMHRLDLTTLQLVWRAAPDVFHVRDPFPVGGVVEDPATGAAAAAFGAYVRALGLVPDTAVLTLHQGEDMGRPGTLTVELRAGDARVRVSGTGTRIEA; encoded by the coding sequence ATGAACCAGAATTCAGGTACCGAGATCCTGCACTACACCGCCTTCTCCGCCGACCCTGAGGGCGGCAATCCGGCAGGTGTCGTCCTTGATGCGTCCGGTCTCGACGACGCGGCGATGCTCGCCGTCGCGGCGGAGCTGGGTTACAGCGAATCAGCCTTCCTGACCGGGCGGGACGAGCCGGGCGACGAAGCGCCGTCGGCCGCCCGGGGATACACGATCCGCTACTTCAGTCCGAAGGCCGAAGTCCCGTTCTGCGGCCACGCCACCGTGGCGACGGCCCTCGCACTCGCCGAGCGCGACGGCCCCGGCGATCTGGTGTTCAGCACCCCCGCGGGTACGGTCCCGGTCACCGTCACCCAGGAGGGCGGCGAACTCCGCGCCACGCTCACCAGCGTCGAACCGGACGTCATGGACATCGCCCCGGACGACCTGGCGGAGGCACTCGCCGCCCTGGACTGGCCGGCCGCCGATCTCGACCCTGCCCTGCCGCCCCGGATCGCCTTCGCGGGCGCCCGCCACCTGGTGCTGGCCGCCGCGACCCGTGAGCGGCTTGCCGACCTCGCTTACGACTTCGCGCGCCTCGAAGCCCTGATGCACCGGCTGGACCTGACGACCCTGCAGCTGGTGTGGCGGGCGGCGCCGGACGTCTTCCACGTCCGTGACCCTTTCCCGGTCGGCGGCGTGGTGGAGGACCCCGCCACGGGCGCTGCGGCGGCCGCCTTCGGCGCCTATGTGCGCGCCCTGGGCCTCGTCCCGGACACTGCCGTCCTCACCCTCCACCAGGGCGAGGACATGGGCCGCCCCGGCACGCTCACGGTCGAACTGCGGGCGGGCGACGCGCGGGTGCGGGTGAGCGGTACGGGTACCCGGATCGAGGCCTGA
- a CDS encoding lamin tail domain-containing protein → MHIRTAAPLALAAATALAGSLLVTAPASAASHQGGLHLGKIQYDSPGKDTRTNASLNAEWVDIHNNGKSKLQLKGYKVKDNTGYTYTFGSYTIGAGKTVKVHTGKGKNASGHVYWNRGSYVWNNTGDKARLIKPNGKLQDSCSWTKSSKGTKNCH, encoded by the coding sequence ATGCACATACGCACCGCCGCGCCGCTCGCCCTGGCCGCCGCCACCGCCCTGGCCGGTTCACTACTCGTCACGGCCCCGGCCTCGGCAGCCTCGCACCAGGGCGGGCTGCACCTCGGCAAGATCCAGTACGACAGCCCCGGCAAGGACACCCGCACCAACGCGTCCCTCAACGCCGAGTGGGTGGACATCCACAACAACGGCAAGTCGAAGCTTCAGCTCAAGGGCTACAAGGTGAAGGACAACACCGGGTACACGTACACCTTCGGCAGCTACACCATCGGCGCGGGCAAGACCGTCAAGGTCCACACGGGCAAGGGCAAGAACGCCTCGGGCCACGTCTACTGGAACCGCGGTTCGTACGTCTGGAACAACACCGGTGACAAGGCCCGGCTGATCAAGCCGAACGGCAAGCTCCAGGACTCCTGCTCCTGGACGAAGTCGAGCAAGGGCACCAAGAACTGCCACTGA
- a CDS encoding SDR family oxidoreductase, with protein sequence MSDNLLKSGPKAAVVTGAGSGIGRAVALALAGAGWSVALAGRRPEPLTETAALAGENARVITVPTDVSRPEDVDALFSSARECFGRIDLLFNNAGTFGPRSVPVEDLSVEDWRSVVDVNVTGAFLCAQAAYRLMKAQDPQGGRIINNGSVSAHAPRPHSVAYTATKHAMTGLTKSLSLDGRPYRIACGQIDIGNAATDMTERMRTGTLQANGELAVEPVMAAADVARTVLHMAELPLEANMQFATVLATAMPYVGRG encoded by the coding sequence ATGAGCGACAACCTGTTGAAATCCGGCCCGAAGGCGGCGGTCGTGACGGGCGCGGGATCCGGAATCGGCCGCGCGGTGGCTCTCGCCCTGGCCGGCGCCGGCTGGTCGGTGGCGCTCGCGGGCCGGCGCCCAGAACCCCTCACCGAGACCGCCGCGCTGGCCGGGGAGAACGCCCGGGTGATCACCGTCCCCACCGATGTGTCACGCCCCGAGGACGTGGACGCCCTCTTCTCCTCGGCACGGGAGTGCTTCGGCCGAATCGATCTGCTCTTCAACAACGCGGGTACGTTCGGCCCGCGTTCCGTCCCGGTCGAGGACCTGTCCGTGGAGGACTGGCGCTCGGTGGTGGATGTGAATGTGACGGGCGCGTTCCTCTGCGCGCAGGCGGCGTACCGGCTGATGAAGGCGCAGGACCCGCAGGGCGGTCGGATCATCAACAACGGCTCGGTCTCCGCCCACGCACCACGCCCGCATTCGGTCGCCTACACCGCGACCAAGCACGCCATGACGGGCCTGACGAAGTCGCTGTCCCTGGACGGCCGTCCGTACCGGATCGCCTGCGGGCAGATCGACATCGGCAACGCCGCCACGGACATGACGGAGCGGATGCGGACCGGCACCCTTCAGGCCAATGGCGAACTGGCGGTGGAGCCGGTGATGGCGGCGGCGGACGTGGCCCGGACGGTGCTCCACATGGCGGAGCTGCCCCTGGAGGCGAACATGCAGTTCGCGACGGTCCTGGCGACGGCGATGCCGTACGTGGGCCGCGGCTGA
- a CDS encoding alkaline phosphatase D family protein, whose protein sequence is MTHSSHQQEMRDAASHVGRRRFLTATGAAAALAFSVNLPAAGTASAAELDGRRIGEDPFTLGVASGDPQPDSVLLWTRLAPRPYETGSGLPRSRVEVSWELAHDERFSRIVQRGSATAHPEFNHSVHVEVKGLEAGHVFYYRFRTGTWISPAGRTRTAPAPDARNSALSLAAVSCQAYHDGYFTAYKHLAQEDVDVVFHLGDYLYEYAVNATGGARNYTDRKLPAHFNQETVTLEDYRLRYGLYKSDPDLRAAHAAHPFVVTWDDHETENNYAGDTPENGVPPEEFLLRRAAAYRAYWENQPLRTPQQPTGPDMKLYRRLQFGSLAQFDILDTRQYRSDQAYGDGWHRPGPESEDPSRTLTGATQERWLLDGWHASRATWNVVPQQVTFAQRRDVPTDSYLLSMDAWDGYPASRDRILKGAGAAGIDNLMVLTGDVHVGYGFDLKKDFDDPSSRTVGTEIVATSITSGKDGTDKPSGWNNQMRANPHMKFFNGRRGYAVITLGLKQARADYRTVPAVTTPGAPVTTAGSFVTEVGNQGLTPA, encoded by the coding sequence ATGACGCACTCATCGCACCAGCAGGAGATGCGCGACGCCGCCAGTCATGTCGGACGCCGCCGCTTCCTCACCGCCACCGGTGCCGCTGCCGCGCTGGCCTTCTCGGTCAATTTGCCGGCTGCGGGCACCGCGAGCGCCGCCGAGCTGGACGGCCGGAGGATCGGCGAGGACCCGTTCACCCTCGGCGTCGCCTCAGGCGACCCGCAGCCCGACTCGGTCCTGCTGTGGACGAGACTCGCACCCCGCCCGTACGAGACCGGCAGCGGACTTCCCCGGTCCCGTGTCGAGGTGAGCTGGGAACTCGCCCACGACGAGCGCTTCTCCCGCATCGTCCAGCGAGGGTCGGCCACCGCCCACCCGGAGTTCAACCACAGCGTCCATGTCGAGGTCAAGGGTCTCGAAGCGGGCCACGTCTTCTACTACCGCTTCCGCACCGGTACGTGGATCAGCCCCGCCGGCCGGACCCGCACCGCGCCCGCCCCCGACGCCCGCAACAGCGCGCTGAGCCTGGCCGCCGTCTCCTGCCAGGCCTACCACGACGGCTACTTCACCGCGTACAAGCACCTCGCCCAGGAGGACGTCGACGTCGTCTTCCACCTCGGCGACTACCTCTACGAGTACGCCGTCAACGCGACCGGCGGAGCCCGTAACTACACCGACCGCAAGCTCCCCGCCCATTTCAACCAGGAGACGGTCACGCTGGAGGACTACCGGCTGCGGTACGGCCTCTACAAGTCCGACCCCGATCTGCGCGCCGCCCACGCCGCGCACCCTTTCGTCGTCACCTGGGACGACCACGAGACCGAGAACAACTACGCGGGCGACACCCCCGAGAACGGCGTACCGCCGGAGGAATTCCTGCTGCGGCGCGCCGCCGCCTACCGGGCGTACTGGGAGAATCAGCCGCTGCGCACCCCGCAGCAGCCGACCGGCCCGGACATGAAGCTCTACCGGCGCCTGCAGTTCGGAAGCCTCGCCCAGTTCGACATCCTCGACACCCGTCAGTACCGCAGCGACCAGGCCTACGGCGACGGCTGGCACAGGCCCGGACCGGAGTCCGAGGACCCCTCGCGCACCCTGACCGGCGCCACTCAGGAACGCTGGCTGCTCGACGGCTGGCACGCCTCACGGGCCACCTGGAACGTCGTACCGCAGCAGGTCACCTTTGCTCAGCGGCGCGATGTCCCCACCGACTCCTATCTGCTCTCCATGGACGCGTGGGACGGCTACCCGGCCTCCCGGGACCGGATTCTGAAGGGGGCCGGGGCTGCCGGGATCGACAACCTGATGGTGCTGACCGGCGATGTGCACGTCGGCTACGGCTTCGACCTGAAGAAGGACTTCGACGACCCGTCGTCCCGCACCGTCGGCACGGAGATCGTCGCCACATCCATCACCAGCGGCAAGGACGGTACGGACAAGCCGTCCGGCTGGAACAACCAGATGCGGGCCAACCCGCACATGAAGTTCTTCAACGGCCGCCGCGGATACGCGGTCATCACGCTGGGCCTGAAGCAGGCGCGCGCCGACTACCGCACGGTGCCGGCCGTCACCACGCCCGGTGCGCCCGTGACGACGGCCGGATCGTTCGTCACGGAGGTGGGGAACCAGGGCCTCACGCCCGCGTAG
- a CDS encoding Gfo/Idh/MocA family protein, producing the protein MSRAVRWGVLATGGIAATFTEDLRSMPDAEVVAVASRTDASAKAFAQRFGIPRAYGSWADLAADDEVDVVYVATPHSAHREAAALCLEAGKHVLCEKAFTLNAREADELVKLARDRGLFLMEAMWTYCNPVIRRMTELVRDDAIGDIRTVQADFGLAGPFGPEHRLRDPALGGGALLDLGVYPVSFAHLLLGEPDRVQADALLSPEGVDLHTAMLLGWSEAGASALLNCSIVADTPLTASVTGTKGRIDFPRGFFYPERFVLHREGREPEEFTAGAAGEGLRGMQFEQAEVARALRAGETESPLVPLDGSLAVMRTLDAVRDRIGVRYPADGLL; encoded by the coding sequence ATGAGCAGGGCTGTGCGTTGGGGCGTGCTGGCGACCGGCGGTATTGCCGCGACGTTCACCGAGGACCTGCGGTCGATGCCGGACGCGGAGGTGGTGGCCGTCGCATCCCGTACGGACGCCTCGGCGAAGGCGTTCGCGCAGCGGTTCGGGATACCCCGCGCGTACGGCAGCTGGGCCGATCTCGCCGCCGACGACGAGGTCGATGTGGTGTACGTCGCGACACCGCACTCGGCGCACCGGGAGGCGGCCGCGCTCTGTCTGGAGGCCGGAAAGCACGTGCTGTGCGAAAAGGCGTTCACGCTCAACGCGCGGGAGGCGGACGAGCTGGTGAAGCTCGCCCGGGACCGCGGCCTCTTCCTCATGGAGGCCATGTGGACGTACTGCAACCCGGTCATCCGGCGCATGACGGAGCTGGTGCGGGACGACGCCATCGGCGATATCCGCACCGTGCAGGCCGACTTCGGGCTCGCGGGTCCTTTCGGTCCCGAACACCGGCTGCGCGACCCGGCGCTGGGCGGCGGCGCGCTGCTGGACCTCGGGGTCTATCCGGTGTCGTTCGCGCATCTGCTGCTGGGCGAGCCGGACCGGGTGCAGGCCGACGCACTGCTCTCCCCCGAGGGCGTCGATCTGCACACCGCGATGCTGCTGGGCTGGTCGGAGGCGGGCGCCTCGGCGCTGCTGAACTGTTCGATCGTCGCGGACACGCCGCTGACCGCCTCGGTCACGGGCACGAAGGGGCGGATCGACTTCCCGCGCGGCTTCTTCTACCCGGAACGGTTCGTGCTGCACCGGGAGGGGCGGGAGCCGGAGGAGTTCACCGCGGGGGCGGCGGGCGAGGGGCTGCGCGGGATGCAGTTCGAGCAGGCCGAGGTGGCACGGGCGCTGCGGGCGGGCGAGACGGAGTCGCCGCTGGTGCCGCTGGACGGTTCCCTTGCCGTGATGCGGACGCTCGACGCGGTGCGTGACCGCATCGGCGTCCGCTACCCGGCCGACGGCCTCCTCTGA
- a CDS encoding multidrug effflux MFS transporter: MPESGASRAQQERTHISTTQAVATESAATGTPPGNPAATDAARRTGLLVTLVLGGLTALPPLSMDMYLPALPAVTESLHAPAATVQLTLTACLTGMALGQVVVGPMSDRWGRRRPLLLGMIIYVVATAICVFAPTTELLIGFRLLQGLAGAAGIVIARAVVRDMYDGVEMARFFSTLMLISGVAPIVAPLIGGQVLRFTDWRGIFAVLTVVGVLLTLVVWKWLHETLPPQDRHTGGIGDALRTMRGLLADRVFAGYMIAGSLAFAALFAYVSASPFVVQEIYGASPQTFSLLFGVNSVGLIIVGQINGKVLVGRISLDKALAFGLSVIVLAAAALLLMTSGVFGHVGLVPVAAGLFVLMSAMGLAMPNTNAQALMRTKHAAGSASALLGTSSFLIGAVASPLVGIAGEGTAVPMALVQLVCAVGAMACFLGLCRPWQRVS; the protein is encoded by the coding sequence ATGCCGGAGAGCGGCGCAAGCCGGGCCCAGCAGGAACGCACACACATATCGACCACCCAGGCCGTGGCCACGGAGTCCGCGGCCACCGGCACACCTCCCGGAAATCCGGCCGCCACCGACGCGGCCCGGCGCACCGGACTCCTCGTCACCCTGGTCCTCGGCGGCCTCACCGCACTGCCGCCGCTCTCCATGGACATGTACCTCCCGGCCCTGCCCGCGGTCACCGAGTCCCTGCACGCCCCCGCCGCGACCGTGCAGCTCACCCTCACCGCCTGCCTCACCGGCATGGCGCTCGGGCAGGTCGTCGTCGGACCGATGAGCGACCGGTGGGGGAGGCGCCGGCCGCTGCTCCTCGGCATGATCATCTATGTCGTCGCCACCGCGATCTGCGTCTTCGCCCCCACCACGGAACTCCTCATCGGCTTCCGCCTCCTGCAGGGCCTGGCCGGTGCGGCGGGGATCGTTATTGCCCGCGCCGTGGTGCGCGACATGTACGACGGCGTGGAGATGGCCAGGTTCTTCTCCACCCTGATGCTGATCTCCGGCGTTGCGCCGATCGTCGCGCCGCTGATCGGCGGACAGGTGCTGCGGTTCACCGACTGGCGGGGGATCTTCGCCGTCCTCACCGTCGTCGGCGTGCTGCTCACCCTGGTCGTCTGGAAGTGGCTGCACGAGACCCTGCCGCCGCAGGACCGGCACACCGGCGGCATCGGCGACGCGCTGCGCACCATGCGCGGGCTGCTCGCCGACCGGGTCTTCGCCGGCTACATGATCGCGGGCAGCCTCGCCTTCGCCGCCCTCTTCGCGTACGTGAGCGCCTCGCCGTTCGTCGTGCAGGAGATCTACGGGGCCTCGCCACAGACCTTCAGCCTGCTCTTCGGCGTCAACTCGGTCGGCCTGATCATCGTGGGCCAGATCAACGGCAAGGTGCTGGTCGGCCGGATCAGCCTGGACAAGGCGCTCGCCTTCGGGCTCTCGGTCATCGTGCTGGCCGCGGCCGCGCTGCTGCTGATGACGTCCGGGGTCTTCGGGCACGTGGGCCTGGTCCCGGTCGCGGCCGGGCTCTTCGTGCTGATGTCGGCGATGGGGCTCGCGATGCCCAATACGAACGCACAGGCCCTGATGCGTACGAAGCACGCCGCCGGGTCCGCCTCCGCACTGCTCGGTACGTCGTCGTTCCTGATCGGCGCCGTCGCCTCGCCGCTCGTCGGGATCGCGGGCGAGGGGACGGCCGTTCCGATGGCTCTCGTGCAGCTGGTGTGCGCGGTGGGCGCGATGGCCTGCTTCCTGGGGTTGTGCCGGCCCTGGCAGCGGGTTTCGTAG
- a CDS encoding small ribosomal subunit Rsm22 family protein has protein sequence MNATLPTAEALRAALAGLLDGLPPKQAAQAVDRLIANYRGTTPTDAPVLRDRSDVAAYAAYRMPATFEAVRSALAALREAAPDWVPATHTDIGGGTGAASWAVAGAWEGPRTTVLDWAEPALALGRELAAISGIPALRTAEWRRARIGTGLELAPTDLITVSYVLKELTADARAGLVDTAAAAAQAVVVVEPGTPDGYARIIEARDRLIAAGLKVAAPCPHDDACPIEPGKDWCHFSARVSRSSLHRQVKGGSLPYEDEKFSYVVATRFRTEPVRARVTRKPQIRKGQVLLDLCTRDEALQRSTVTKRHGELYRAARDIAWGDEWPPRDAGESGA, from the coding sequence GTGAACGCCACCCTCCCCACTGCGGAAGCCCTGCGCGCGGCGCTGGCCGGACTGCTCGACGGGCTGCCGCCCAAGCAGGCCGCCCAGGCCGTCGACCGGCTCATCGCCAACTACCGCGGGACCACCCCCACGGACGCCCCGGTGCTGCGCGACCGTTCCGACGTCGCCGCGTACGCCGCGTACCGGATGCCCGCCACCTTCGAAGCTGTACGGTCCGCGCTCGCCGCACTCCGGGAGGCCGCCCCGGACTGGGTGCCCGCCACGCACACCGATATCGGCGGCGGCACCGGAGCGGCGAGCTGGGCCGTGGCGGGAGCCTGGGAGGGGCCGAGGACGACCGTCCTGGACTGGGCCGAGCCCGCACTCGCCCTCGGCCGGGAGCTGGCCGCCATCTCCGGCATTCCCGCCCTGCGCACTGCCGAGTGGCGCCGGGCCCGGATCGGCACCGGCCTCGAACTCGCCCCCACGGACCTGATCACTGTCTCCTACGTACTCAAGGAGCTGACGGCGGACGCCCGCGCCGGCCTCGTCGACACCGCGGCGGCCGCCGCACAGGCGGTCGTGGTCGTCGAGCCGGGCACCCCCGACGGCTACGCCCGGATCATCGAGGCCCGCGACCGGCTGATCGCCGCCGGGCTGAAGGTCGCCGCGCCCTGCCCGCACGACGACGCCTGCCCCATCGAGCCGGGCAAGGACTGGTGCCACTTCTCGGCCCGGGTCAGCCGCTCTTCGCTGCACCGGCAGGTCAAGGGCGGCTCGCTGCCGTACGAGGACGAGAAGTTCAGCTATGTCGTGGCGACCCGCTTCCGGACGGAACCCGTCCGGGCGCGGGTCACCCGCAAGCCGCAGATCCGCAAGGGGCAGGTGCTGCTGGACCTGTGCACCCGGGACGAGGCCCTGCAGCGCTCCACGGTCACCAAGCG